CTCACCCATAGACAGGGGGTTGGTGGAAGACCCAGGTGTCCCAGACCAGAGCCTTAAGTGCAAGGGCATCCCTGGCCTCACATGGGGAGAAGTCACATCCAGGCTAGTGCAATGATCAAAGCTGGTCAACATACACACAGGAGGCGCCTGCACCTCAGCCATTCAACGCTATTAAAGTGTTGCCTCTCGGCGACATTGGGGCAGCCAGCTCAGTTCCCGGGGCTGTACCACCTCTCCATTCAGTGGGATCTCCTCACCAGCCTCTCCATCTCAGGTTCCAGCCTCGTGCCAATGTGAGACACAGGCCAGCATGTAAACAGGTATCTGCTGAGTCCGAGATCCCTTCCTCTTCACAACCATGACGGGTTCCTGGTCCTTCTCTCCCATGTTTCCAGCAGACATAAAGTGCAGTAGCAGTAAACAAAGCAGTGATGAACCCCAATGATATCCACACGCCATAGTGGCTTCTTGGCTCTGGAAAGAAAGCCAAGGATAAGAGTCAGTTTAGACACAGCTGGATTAAGAGAAGATGGGTTGCCCAGAGTTAGAGCCCtcgcctaggacttgggagacaaGGGTTCAATTTTCTGCTCTACTAGTAAGTCTCTCTCTGAGCCTCAATTCCCCCTCTCCAGtgtggataatagcactgccctattGCAGGGAATGTTGTGATGCTGAAtccaaggtgctcagatactaacaTGACGGGGGCCAGATAAGTACTTTAGAACGAGCCTTATTGAGAACAAGCTGGCCTCTGCTACAAagatctgtgtttgtacagcacctaacactcTGGGGTCCTGGCTATTAACCCAAGGCAAATAATACATGGTAATTAAAGTCACTCAGACTAGAGTGAGGGTAATCCTGTGTTGCTGCCTCTCATGAGGTTTGGtgctttccttaaagccccagctcctggagtcctgtgattagaGACTCTCTGCTTTCACTTGGGTTTTCTCAGTGaaggtttctagccctcatggctgtgggGAGAGAGTTTGAAAACACAGCCCCTAGAGGTAGGTGCAAAAGGGGGGACAGAGGCTGAGCATCTAGCTAACTCCCTTTTGAGCCCCggtatagtattggccttcacaacaccctctggcaaggagttccagaggttaacagtgcattatgtgaaaaaatacattcttatgtttgttttaaacctgctacctattaatttcatttggccgccctttgttcttgtattatgagaagtagtaaataaggcagtgttactttctccacaccactcatggttttatagacctctatcatatccccccttagtcaccgcttttccaaactgaaaagtcccagttttattaatctctcctcatacagaagccgttctatactctaatcatttttgttgcccttttctgaaccttttccagttccaatatatctttttgagatggggcgaccacatctgcacccagtattcaaggtgttggcgtaccatggatttgtagagaggcaatatgatattttctgtcttattatctatccctttcttgatgattcaacattctgtttgcttttttgactgccgctgcacactgagtgaatgatttcagagaactatccacaatgactccaagatctttcttgagcggtaacagctaatttagaccccatcattgtatctgtatagttaggattatgttttccagtgtgcattactttgcatttatcaacatttaaaagttcatctgccattttgttgcccagtcacccagttttgtgagatccttttgtagctctttgcagtctgccggggatttaactatcttgagtagttttgtatcatctgtaaattttgccacctcactgtttacctctttttcacAGGGCTCTAATTATCTGACAGCCCCCGGGTGATCACTGGGATCAAGACACAAACGCCTCAAGTTCTGGGTAAAAAATGATCAGGCGCTAACCCAGTTCTGCACAATCCCGCTGGGAAGTGCTCCTGTAAAGAGATTCGGGTCATTAACACTTACCTCCCTCAGGAGAGCCATTGGAAAGCATCCCTcggctacttccctctccagtTGGGCTGGCAGCGGGAGTCTCAGATATAGGCGGTGGGAATGAGACAGGACCTGTTGGCAAACAGTAGAGCACAGATTTCAAGGCAAGGAGACACTATTAGGTCAGCTGATCTAATctcctgtataacccaggccagCGAACCTCACCCAGGGATTCCTGCATCCAGTCCATATCTGGGGCGGAGCTAGagcatttttttcctgaaagtcgtccagtcttgatttaaagactccacaGTGATGGGAGGCTGCGATCCACAGCATCTTGCAGGAAGCAGTAACGCAATATCTAAGCTCTGATCTAGCCCTCCTGCCCATCACCGTAGTATTGTGCACCTCATAGTCCTTTTAAAGCATTTATCCTCCCAACATCCCCCCATGGTGGGGAAGCACCGTTATCCCCTGTACCAGGGCAGTTTGCTCTCGGGCTGGAGAGTTTAGGGCTAAGCCAGCCCTGATCACGGGAATCATCCCATCCAAAGGGAATCTGGAGATTCCAATataaagggcagggcaggggggggttggTTGAAAGAAAGTTGAGCCTGGCAGCAAGCTAGGGAAGCCCAGGAATCAGGAGATGTATTGAGCTGAAACGGATACAATACTTGGTGTGTTTTGGGACTGCTGAATTCTGCATTTGGACAAACTCCGTTGTCAGCCTGGAGAAGTGCGGTTTGACAATTTTGGGTGgaaagatagctcagtggtttgagcattggcctgctaaacccaggattgtgagttcaatctttgagggaggcgttcagggatctggggcaaaagtctgtctggggattggtcctgcagggggttggactagatgacctcctgaggtcccttccaaccatgatagtCTATGAAAGTGACTGGAACCTGTGAGAGTTCATAAAGGGGCCCTGATGAAGAAACAGAGGCAGATTGGTGGCCATGATACTATATCCCCTGACAGAGGcgcacaccccccctcccccgacagatttgtaaagatatttaAGTGTTGCTGCACACAGGGTCACAATGCCTAACTGAGTTAGGAGCCTACATCTCTTTTCACAAGGGATTTAGGCAGTTAGGAGAAAAGATCCAATTGACAGACAGAATCTCAGCTCCCATGTGCTGAAATGCCTTTTGGAagagagttaggctcctaaatcagttaggggCTGCGACACTGTGCATAGCAACgcctaaatatctttacaaatctgTGGCTAAGTGACATGACCAAGGTGTCACagacagtctgtggcagagctggaattgACCCAGTCTCCCCTGAGGTGGCAGACCAAGCACAAGGCCCTCCTTTCTCCCAAACAtgagaggagaaacagaggcccagagGGAGTCAAACACCACAGCAAGTATTCAGCACTTCTCATCCATAGATGTCCAAGTGCTTTGCAGAGGCAGTCAATatcttccccattttacagatagggaaatggaggcacaggggggcaacttgcccaaggtcacccagcaaatcAGGGACAGAGCTCTGAATGAAAGCCAGGTCTTTGAAGGCCCAATCCAATGCCTTACCCACTTGACCCATCTGCCTCCAAGAAAGCAATCCCTGTCTACAGGGatctcagggacagagaggccaGAAGAACTATGCAGCTCTAAACAACATCCACTTCTGCACATCGGATGAGAGGAAAGAGGCTGTGTGTGAGACTGAACTGAGTCCcactggcagggccgcccagaggattcagggggcctggggcaaagcgggggagttGCGGTGGCGGTCCAGATATTCGGCAGAGGGGGgccccttcagtcgctctgcgtctttggcagcactgaaaggcctcccgccgccaaaatgccgtcTGAAGGCCCAGACCATCGCCAGGCcagaggcaaattgccccactccctcTCTGGGAAGCCCTGTCCACTGGCTATAAACCTCGAGGCAAGTCACCTGGGAAACTTACCAGGCACCGTCAGATTGATACGAGCCGTGCAGGTTTTAGAAAGGTCAGTAATGACTTGGtattctcctgccatccattcaCTTGCATTCTTCACAGTAAAGAGGAGCCGGTCTG
The sequence above is a segment of the Mauremys mutica isolate MM-2020 ecotype Southern chromosome 12, ASM2049712v1, whole genome shotgun sequence genome. Coding sequences within it:
- the LOC123344966 gene encoding uncharacterized protein LOC123344966, with the translated sequence MWGLIFLGSLWLAAGCGQVAGPGACRLYNLSVPEGSSGHVEINIPKNIPVSTLYKMQTTIAAAASDSACHSILLLTNQGKRNYYNSTYRGRISLSDRLLFTVKNASEWMAGEYQVITDLSKTCTARINLTVPGPVSFPPPISETPAASPTGEGSSRGMLSNGSPEGEPRSHYGVWISLGFITALFTATALYVCWKHGREGPGTRHGCEEEGISDSADTCLHAGLCLTLARGWNLRWRGW